The Aureitalea marina genome includes a window with the following:
- a CDS encoding serine hydrolase domain-containing protein: protein MKLLKRISIVLFVLVLWTAFVGFGFIDGFLLRPLNKLDSPEGFIEAAQEKVQESSVGNLAMTLIEDGQVVETFFKSADKTVDQNTVFPVASISKWVTSYGVMKLVEDGRLDLDKPVDQYLSRWHLPKSEFDNSLVTVRRLLSHSAGLIDELGYSGFPPGQEIQTLEESLTRAADTDYSDGVAIVGYQPGSQYRYSGAGYTILQLLIEEISGQSFETYMKEEVLEPLGMLNSTFAFGATPRTQLAQVFQDDGSTREMNQFTALAAAGLYTTTGDLSKFLQVQLMDNPVLSKETIASQSQAEAFINNIGVYGLGPHLYSQNDQNSLIIGHDGSGNNAINTAARIDLKTGSGVIVLETGHWNMASSLADEWMFWKAGIADYVVMQRNKSYLLTLWGVGCVLQIVLFLILIWTKNPKKR, encoded by the coding sequence ATGAAGTTACTCAAACGCATCTCTATCGTTCTATTTGTTCTAGTACTCTGGACCGCATTTGTCGGTTTTGGATTCATTGATGGTTTCTTACTTAGACCACTCAACAAGCTGGACAGTCCGGAAGGTTTTATAGAAGCGGCTCAAGAAAAGGTACAGGAATCATCCGTGGGTAATTTGGCCATGACTTTGATTGAAGATGGTCAAGTGGTGGAGACTTTCTTCAAATCTGCAGACAAGACCGTCGATCAAAACACTGTCTTTCCTGTTGCCTCTATCAGTAAGTGGGTGACCTCTTATGGAGTGATGAAGTTGGTCGAAGATGGACGGTTGGACCTCGATAAGCCTGTCGATCAATATCTAAGCCGGTGGCATTTACCAAAAAGCGAATTTGACAATAGTTTGGTCACCGTTCGGAGGTTACTCTCGCACTCCGCTGGACTGATCGATGAGCTGGGTTATAGCGGATTTCCTCCCGGTCAAGAAATCCAGACCCTGGAAGAGTCGCTCACGCGAGCAGCAGACACGGATTATTCGGATGGGGTCGCCATTGTTGGCTACCAGCCGGGCTCCCAATACAGGTACTCGGGTGCTGGTTACACCATTCTGCAACTCTTGATCGAAGAGATCAGTGGTCAATCGTTCGAAACCTATATGAAAGAAGAAGTCCTGGAGCCATTAGGCATGCTCAACTCTACTTTTGCATTTGGCGCTACACCAAGGACCCAATTGGCTCAAGTCTTTCAGGATGATGGTTCCACCAGGGAGATGAATCAGTTTACAGCACTTGCTGCAGCCGGGCTCTATACGACCACCGGTGATCTTTCCAAGTTCTTGCAGGTGCAACTCATGGACAACCCAGTACTTTCCAAGGAGACCATCGCTTCACAGAGCCAAGCTGAAGCCTTTATCAACAATATCGGGGTATATGGATTAGGCCCACATTTGTATAGTCAAAACGATCAAAACTCCTTAATCATCGGTCACGATGGTAGCGGAAACAACGCCATTAACACTGCCGCAAGGATCGACCTTAAAACGGGATCGGGTGTGATCGTTTTGGAAACCGGGCATTGGAATATGGCCTCTTCCCTAGCCGACGAATGGATGTTCTGGAAGGCGGGTATCGCCGACTATGTTGTGATGCAACGCAATAAAAGCTACCTGCTCACCTTATGGGGTGTTGGCTGCGTACTCCAAATAGTCCTTTTTCTGATCCTGATCTGGACAAAGAACCCGAAGAAGCGCTAG
- a CDS encoding helix-turn-helix domain-containing protein, whose amino-acid sequence MIGDIGKITVFLLILLAVFLFTTKSKNRIANYFFAIFLLVISFDLSAIFLRKVYSNYPVLDHFRNASAYLQMPLLYFYVKKTCFTNYPIGWKQLWHALPFVGFYVLLLSTEVTREIDVLNIVTTQLQYAAYFVAIFVTLSRFKQIRLANYSVHSGVYKWLRNTTILYLIANCLVLLRLVLNEQRLELLNLIIFAFALIIICWFVIKTMRTPYLFSGVDLDIATTQALSDPQETESYEQEIADLSSHMSAQKPYLDNFLTLQDLAKQTNISERQLSFLINKVLGQHFYDYINSYRIEEACRLLTQNDLNIQQIMYEVGFNSKSSFNTAFKKNTGQTPSQFRNAAGSSMES is encoded by the coding sequence ATGATCGGGGATATTGGAAAAATTACCGTATTTCTGCTAATACTGTTGGCAGTTTTCCTGTTTACTACCAAATCCAAGAACAGGATTGCCAATTATTTCTTTGCGATCTTCCTGCTTGTCATATCCTTCGATCTGTCTGCCATATTCCTCAGAAAAGTCTATTCGAATTATCCAGTTTTAGACCACTTTAGAAATGCTTCTGCCTATCTGCAGATGCCTCTTTTGTATTTCTATGTCAAGAAAACTTGCTTTACCAACTATCCAATTGGATGGAAACAGCTCTGGCATGCCCTACCATTTGTCGGCTTTTATGTATTGCTTCTCTCCACTGAAGTGACCCGGGAAATCGATGTCCTAAATATCGTCACCACACAGTTACAGTATGCGGCCTATTTCGTAGCGATCTTTGTGACCCTGTCGCGATTCAAACAAATACGGTTGGCTAATTATTCGGTTCATAGCGGGGTATATAAGTGGTTGAGGAACACCACTATCCTATATCTTATAGCCAATTGCTTGGTGCTCTTGCGGTTGGTTCTGAATGAACAAAGACTCGAACTCTTAAACCTGATCATTTTTGCATTTGCCCTGATCATCATTTGTTGGTTTGTGATCAAGACCATGCGTACACCTTATTTGTTTAGCGGTGTCGATTTGGACATTGCAACTACTCAAGCGCTGTCAGACCCGCAAGAAACTGAATCCTACGAACAAGAGATTGCGGATCTATCGAGCCATATGTCTGCCCAGAAGCCTTATTTGGACAACTTCCTGACCCTACAAGATCTGGCGAAACAGACCAACATCTCCGAAAGGCAACTCTCATTTTTGATCAATAAGGTCTTGGGACAACACTTTTACGATTATATCAATTCCTACCGCATAGAAGAAGCTTGTCGTCTACTGACACAAAACGATCTCAACATCCAACAGATCATGTACGAAGTAGGATTTAACTCCAAATCGTCCTTTAATACCGCCTTCAAAAAGAACACCGGACAGACCCCTTCGCAATTCCGAAATGCTGCAGGCAGCAGTATGGAGAGCTGA